From the Excalfactoria chinensis isolate bCotChi1 chromosome 1, bCotChi1.hap2, whole genome shotgun sequence genome, one window contains:
- the SOX10 gene encoding transcription factor SOX-10: MADDQDLSEVEMSPVGSEDHHCLSPGPSMASDSSPHLAGSGNGEMGKVKKEQQDSEADDDKFPVCIREAVSQVLSGYDWTLVPMPVRVNGSNKSKPHVKRPMNAFMVWAQAARRKLADQYPHLHNAELSKTLGKLWRLLNESDKRPFIEEAERLRMQHKKDHPDYKYQPRRRKNGKATQGEGEGQVEGEAGGAAAIQAHYKNTHLDHRHPGEGSPMSDGHPEHSSGQSHGPPTPPTTPKTELQAGKADSKREGRSLGEGGKPHIDFGNVDIGEISHEVMSNMETFDVNEFDQYLPPNGHAGHPGHVGGYAAAAGYGLGSALAAASGHSAWISKQHGVSLSATTSPVVDSKAQVKTEGSAPGGHYTDQPSTSQIAYTSLSLPHYGSAFPSISRPQFDYPDHQPSGPYYSHSSQASGLYSAFSYMGPSQRPLYTAISDPAPSVPQSHSPTHWEQPVYTTLSRP, translated from the exons ATGGCTGATGACCAAGACCTGTCAGAGGTGGAGATGAGCCCAGTGGGTTCTGAAGACCACCACTGCCTCTCACCAGGACCATCCATGGCATCGGACAGCTCTCCACACCTCGCCGGCTCTGGGAATGGAGAGATGGGCAAGGTCAAGAAGGAGCAGCAAGACTCGGAGGCGGATGATGACAAGTTCCCTGTCTGCATCCGTGAAGCGGTCAGTCAGGTGCTGAGCGGCTATGACTGGACCCTGGTACCCATGCCTGTTCGAGTCAATGGAAGTAACAAGAGCAAACCCCACGTCAAGAGGCCCATGAATGCCTTCATGGTCtgggcacaggctgcccggagGAAACTGGCTGACCAGTACCCGCACCTCCACAATGCTGAGCTCAGTAAGACCTTAGGGAAGCTCTGGAG GCTGCTGAACGAAAGCGATAAGCGTCCCTTTATAGAAGAGGCGGAGAGGCTGAGGATGCAGCACAAGAAGGACCACCCCGACTACAAGTACCAGCCACGGAGGCGGAAAAATGGCAAGGCCACGCAGGGTGAAGGAGAGGGCCAGGTGGAGGGGGAGGCTGGCGGGGCTGCTGCTATCCAGGCTCACTACAAGAACACCCACCTGGACCACAGGCATCCTGGGGAAGGGTCACCCATGTCCGATGGGCACCCAGAGCACTCTTCAG GTCAGAGCCATGGCCCTCCTACTCCTCCCACTACCCCTAaaactgagctgcaggcaggcaaaGCTGACTCCAAGCGAGAAGGGCGTTCCCTTGGGGAAGGGGGAAAGCCACACATTGACTTTGGCAATGTGGACATCGGGGAGATCAGCCATGAAGTGATGTCCAACATGGAGACCTTTGATGTCAACGAATTCGACCAATACCTGCCACCCAACGGACATGCCGGCCACCCAGGCCATGTTGGGGGCTACGCAGCGGCCGCTGGCTATGGCCTTGGGAGCGCCCTGGCTGCAGCCAGTGGACACTCAGCCTGGATCTCCAAGCAGCatggagtctccttgtctgcCACCACGTCACCGGTGGTGGACTCCAAGGCCCAGGTGAAAACAGAAGGGTCTGCCCCTGGAGGTCATTACACCGATCAGCCCTCCACCTCCCAGATAGCTTACACATCCCTGAGTCTGCCCCACTATGGTTCGGCCTTCCCGTCCATCTCTAGGCCCCAGTTTGACTATCCTGATCACCAGCCCTCGGGACCCTACTACAGCCACTCCAGCCAAGCCTCTGGCCTCTACTCTGCCTTCTCCTATATGGGACCTTCCCAGCGTCCTCTTTACACCGCCATCTCTGACCCTGCACCCTCCGTGCCACAGTCCCATAGTCCCACACATTGGGAACAGCCTGTGTATACGACTCTCTCCAGACCATAG
- the POLR2F gene encoding DNA-directed RNA polymerases I, II, and III subunit RPABC2 isoform X2, whose translation MSDNEDNFDGDDFDDVEEDEGLDDLENVEEEGQENVEILPSGERQAANQKRITTPYMTKYERARVLGTRALQIAMCAPVMVELEGETDPLLIAMKELKARKIPIIIRRYLPDGSYEDWGVDELIITD comes from the exons ATGTCGGACAACGAGGACAA CTTCGATGGGGATGACTTTGATGATGTGGAGGAAGACGAGGGGCTGGATGACCTGGAGAACGTGGAGGAG GAGGGGCAGGAGAACGTGGAGATCCTCCCTTCTGGAGAGCGCCAGGCAGCCAACCAGAAGCGCATCACCACCCCCTACATGACCAAGTATGAGCGAGCCAGAGTTCTGGGCACGCGTGCCCTCCAGATTGC GATGTGTGCACCTGTGATGGTGGAGTTGGAAGGAGAGACAGACCCCTTGCTGATTGCCATGAAAGAACTCAA AGCACGCAAGATTCCTATCATCATCCGTCGTTACCTGCCTGATGGGAGCTACGAGGACTGGGGTGTGGATGAGCTAATTATCACAGATTGA
- the POLR2F gene encoding DNA-directed RNA polymerases I, II, and III subunit RPABC2 isoform X1, which translates to MSDNEDNFDGDDFDDVEEDEGLDDLENVEEEGQENVEILPSGERQAANQKRITTPYMTKYERARVLGTRALQIAMCAPVMVELEGETDPLLIAMKELKSDMVVNLILCLDSRPSNYILLLNLLPLSQTVFSASLLSNWNCRQQLLCSCRSLIVLRLKMFSAWHLRGRILLRLSKSPVLRRSTKRLLKSAMPLPADMA; encoded by the exons ATGTCGGACAACGAGGACAA CTTCGATGGGGATGACTTTGATGATGTGGAGGAAGACGAGGGGCTGGATGACCTGGAGAACGTGGAGGAG GAGGGGCAGGAGAACGTGGAGATCCTCCCTTCTGGAGAGCGCCAGGCAGCCAACCAGAAGCGCATCACCACCCCCTACATGACCAAGTATGAGCGAGCCAGAGTTCTGGGCACGCGTGCCCTCCAGATTGC GATGTGTGCACCTGTGATGGTGGAGTTGGAAGGAGAGACAGACCCCTTGCTGATTGCCATGAAAGAACTCAA GTCTGATATGGTCGTAAACCTGATCCTCTGTTTAGATTCTAGACCATCTAATTACATTCTGCTCTTAAATCTGCTTCCACTAAGTCAAACTGTGTTCAGCGCTTCCTTGCTTTCTAACTGGAACTGCCGTCAGCAGCTGTTGTGTTCCTGTAGGTCTTTGATTGTTTTGAGACTTAAGATGTTCAGTGCTTGGCACCTACGAGGGAGAATTTTGTTGAGACTTTCCAAATCACCAGTGCTACGTAGGTCTACCAAGAGATTACTGAAGTCAGCAATGCCATTGCCTGCTGACATGGCGTAG
- the C1H22orf23 gene encoding UPF0193 protein EVG1, with protein MALSTGTRSAGRCRARYSPETRELLRALMEESKLTSFQRRCLMDCLRRGDSLPLQCRPTSSQEQVLAPPASTPPCRQPSKLSAKPHLRPAEVCRAGDAYIREKFRPQATRDLEREKQRLQNILATGKDAVEHRVKQRTVHTKEEETPEPDRFEELVNEVQERREFLAEMEALGQGKEYQRIILTEISQKIREMEIIDKKRSEEVKEIVTKDFPSGNKSGLLD; from the exons ATGGCCTTATCGACGGGAACGAGATCAGCGGGCAGATGCAGAGCCCGGTACAGCCCCGAGACCCGAGAGCTGCTGAGAG CCCTGATGGAGGAGTCGAAGCTGACGAGTTTCCAGAGGCGATGCCTGATGGACTGCTTGAGGA GGGGAGATTCTCTGCCCCTCCAATGCCGCCCTACCTCCAGCCAAGAACAAGTGCTCGCACCTCCTGCTTCCACCCCACCGTGCCGTCAGCCAAGCAAGCTGTCAGCTAAACCCCATCTTCGGCCTGCTGAGGTCTGCCGAGCAGGAGATGCCTACATCCGAGAGAAATTCAGGCCACAGGCAACGC GAGATTTGGAAAGGGAGAAGCAGAGGCTCCAAAATATCTTAGCGACTGGGAAGGATGCGGTGGAGCACCGAGTGAAACAGAGAACGGTTCATACAAAGGAAGAGGAGACGCCTGAGCCTGACCGCTTTGAAGAAC TGGTGAATGAAGTTCAGGAGAGGAGGGAGTTCCTGGCAGAGATGGAAGCCCTAGGACAGGGCAAGGAGTATCAGAGAATTATCCTCACTGAAATCTCACAG AAAATACGGGAGATGGAGATCATTGACAAGAAGAGAAGTGAGGAAGTGAAAGAGATCGTGACAAAAGACTTTCCTAGTGGGAACAAATCTGGTCTCCTCGATTAG
- the MICALL1 gene encoding MICAL-like protein 1, translating into MSGPRGALQAWCRRQCEGYRGVEIRDLSSSFRDGLAFCAILHRHRPDLLDFDSLSKENVYENNRLAFELAERELGIPALLDPNDMVSMKVPDCLSIMTYVSQYYNHFNNPNQARVPPPMKRPAAAASPPLLAHKKPVAAVESSSAPQDDAPVEPAEPSQRTTLSSTCAACQQHVHLVQRYLAEGKLYHRQCFRCKECSSTLLPGSYKPGSEAGTFVCTQHRGKLAMSGKMDRRPSLDQQSPELRTEAGASSVGEDVLPSGTEVGKDNGSVVENMAESQMPAEVPTSPEEKDSTASRAETAIPHVGSGASISQIPPRPPLPSKPVVPSQDKAGSLDGQHRHTRPTPAPRRSTDALSPPASHPVPRPRSTIQGEASDSGPGMVNGRVPEPSPPIPKPRGRPCSSDRAGTAAKAKDPPWMALVQAESKKKPAPPPPGSSQETPSRTLEEEGEEEVGKARSEESRSDATEPKSYNPFEEEDDEEEESTAAQKSTPEQEQSETAARPLHPWYGITPTSSPKLKKRPAPRAPNASPLAHHPISRLSHSEPSSSTPSPALSLESINSESSAKMLGDTDEASVPKSSSEPTVHTPTATKTSHTDTPLTSVSSSESPAAPASLSTNSSFSSSSELATFSGEVQNSTPHASGSISAGSLKTSPSRLPPKPPAGASPTPILLASEGGSGSAKPSSSPKPQLKSSCKENPFNRKPSPAASPSAKKPPKGSKPVRPPAPGHGFPLIKRKVQTDQYIPEEDIYGEMDAIEHQLDQLEHRGVILEEKLRSSENDSPEDSLLVDWFKLIHEKHMLVRHESELIYIFKQQNLEQRQADVEYELRCLLNKPEKDWTEEDRVREKVLMQELVTIIEQRNAIVNCLDEDRQREEEEDKMLEAMIKRKEFHKEAETESKKKGKFKPMKVLKLLGNKHDSKSKSPKEKS; encoded by the exons ATGTCGGGCCCGCGGGGCGCCCTGCAAGCCTGGTGCCGGCGGCAGTGCGAGGGCTACCGTGGCGTGGAGATCCGCGACCTCAGCTCCTCCTTCCGCGACGGCCTGGCCTTCTGCGCCATCCTCCACCGGCACCGGCCCGACCTCCT AGACTTTGATTCTCTCTCCAAGGAGAATGTCTACGAAAATAACCGCTTG GCCTTTGAATTGGCGGAGCGAGAGCTGGGCATTCCAGCTCTGCTGGATCCCAATGATATGGTCTCCATGAAAGTTCCAGACTGCCTCAGCATCATGACTTATGTATCTCAGTATTACAACCATTTCAACAACCCCAACCAAG CCCGAGTCCCTCCACCTATGAAGcgcccagctgctgctgcctcaccaCCTCTGCTGGCCCACAAGAAGCCTGTGGCTGCGGTTGAGAGTTCCTCAGCACCACAG GACGATGCCCCCGTGGAGCCGGCAGAGCCATCTCAGCGCACCACACTCAGCAgtacctgtgcagcctgccaGCAGCACGTCCACCTGGTCCAGCGCTACCTGGCTGAGGGCAAGCTCTACCACCGCCAGTGCTTCAG GTGTAAGGAGTGCTCCAGCACCTTGCTTCCAGGGTCGTACAAACCCGGCTCAGAGGCAGGGACTTTTGTCTGCACGCAGCATCGTGGTAAATTGGCCATGAGTGGGAAGATGGACAGGAGGCCCAGCCTGGACCAACAGTCACCAGAGCTAAGAACTGAAGCTGGGGCCAGCAGCGTGGGTGAGGACGTGCTTCCCTCAGGAACAGAGGTGGGGAAGGACAACGGCAGTGTTGTGGAGAACATGGCAGAGTCTCAGATGCCTGCAGAGGTGCCAACCAGCCCAGAAGAGAAGgacagcacagcaagcagagcagagacagcCATACCCCATGTGGGGAGCGGGGCATCCATCTCCCAGATTCCCCCCAGGCCTCCTCTTCCCAGCAAGCCCGTGGTGCCCAGCCAGGACAAAGCTGGCTCACTGGATGGACAGCACAGACACACTCGGCCCACCCCAGCCCCAAGGAGATCCACAGATGCCCTCTCCCCGCCAGCCTCACACCCTGTGCCCCGGCCCAGGTCCACAATCCAGGGCGAGGCCAGTGACAGCGGGCCTGGTATGGTGAATG GTAGGGTACCTGAACCCAGTCCCCCCATCCCAAAACCCCGAGGGAGACCCTGCTCCTCTGATCG TGCTGGAACTGCTGCAAAAGCCAAGGACCCTCCGTGGATGGCCTTAGTGCAGGCAGAGTCCAAGAAGAAgcctgctcctcctcccccagGGAGCAGCCAAGAGACCCCAAGCAGGACTTTAGAGGAGGAGGgtgaggaggaggtggggaaaGCCAGGAGTGAAGAAAGCAGGTCTGATGCCACGGAGCCCAAGTCATACAATCCCTTTGAGGAAGAGGATgatgaagaagaggagagcaCTGCTGCCCAAAAAAGCACACCTGAGCAGGAGCAGAGTGAGACTGCTGCCAGGCCTCTGCATCCCTGGTATGGCATCACTCCTACTAGCAGCCCCAAGTTGAAGAAGCGGCCAGCTCCACGAGCCCCCAATGCTTCCCCACTAG cccacCACCCAATCTCCAGGCTGTCGCACTCTGAGCCATCATCTTCCACCCCATCTCCAGCCCTCAGCCTTGAGAGCATCAACTCTGAGAGTTCAGCCAAGATGCTGGGTGACACTGACGAGGCCTCTGTGCCCAAAAGCTCCTCTGAGCCCACTGTCCACACGCCAACGGCCACCAAGACCTCTCACACTGACACTCCGCTCACCAGCGTCTCCTCCAGCGAAAGCCCTGCTGCCCCAGCCAGCCTCTCCACCaactcctccttctcctcctccagtGAACTGGCCACCTTCAGTGGGGAGGTACAAAACAGCACCCCGCATGCCAGCGGGAGCATCTCTGCTGGCAGCTTAAAGACCAGCCCCAGCCGGCTGCCCCCCAAGCCTCCTGCTGGGGCAAGCCCTACACCCATCCTCCTGGCATCAGAAGGAGGTAGCGGGAGTGCTAAGCCCTCCTCTTCACCCAAGCCACAGCTGAAG TCCTCCTGCAAAGAGAACCCCTTCAACCGAAAGCCATCGCCTGCTGCCTCCCCCTCTGCAAAGAAACCTCCCAAAGGCTCCAAACCAGTGCGTCCTCCTGCACCAGGTCACGGCTTCCCCCTGATAAAGCGCAAG GTGCAGACAGATCAGTACATCCCCGAAGAAGACATCTATGGAGAGATGGATGCTATCGAGCACCAGCTGGACCAGCTAGAGCACCGTGGGGTCATTTTGGAGGAGAAACTTCGCAGCTCTGAGAATG ACAGCCCTGAGGACAGCCTGCTGGTGGACTGGTTCAAACTCATCCATGAGAAGCACATGCTGGTGCGCCACGAGTCAGAGCTCATCTACAT CTTCAAACAGCAGAATCTGGAGCAGCGGCAGGCAGATGTGGAATATGAGTTGCGTTGCCTCCTCAACAAGCCAG AGAAGGACTGGACTGAAGAGGACCGAGTGAGGGAGAAGGTGCTGATGCAGGAGCTGGTGACCATCATTGAGCAGAGGAATGCCATCGTGAACTGCCTGGATGAGGACCGGCAGAG ggaagaggaggaggacaaAATGTTGGAAGCCATGATTAAAAGGAAAG AATTTCACAAGGAGGCTgagacagaaagcaagaagaaaggcAAATTCAAGCCCATGAAGGTGCTTAAACTGCTGGGGAACAAGCATGACTCCAAGAGCAAGTCGCCTAAGGAGAAAAGCTAG